One Streptomyces hundungensis DNA segment encodes these proteins:
- a CDS encoding dihydrolipoyl dehydrogenase family protein produces MTEAEEYDVVVLGAGPVGENVADRVRAAGLSCAVVESELVGGECSYWACMPSKALLRPVVARAEARRVPGLRQSVQGPLDAEAVLAHRDDYTSHWKDDGQVEWLDGIGVHLYRGHGRLYGTRKVSVTSPEGEHHVLTARHAVAVCTGSRAQLPDLPGLADVNPWTSREATSAKEVPGRLVVVGGGVVAVEMATAWQALGSRVAVLVRGEGLLPKMEPFAGELVADALCEAGAELRTHTSVTDVVRHTGTGALTVSVRGPEGDERLEADEILFATGRAPRTDDIGLDTIGLDPGSWLPVDDSCRVEGSDWLYAVGDVNHRALLTHQGKYQARISGAAIAARAAGVPVLESDPWGAHAATADHAAVPQVVFTDPEAASVGLTLAEAEATGRRVRAVDYDMSGVAGAGLYADGYRGRARMVVDEDRRVLLGVTFVGPGVGELIHSATVAVAGEVPLERLWHAVPSYPTISEVWLRLLETYRG; encoded by the coding sequence ATGACGGAAGCCGAGGAATACGACGTGGTGGTGCTGGGTGCGGGCCCGGTCGGCGAGAACGTCGCCGACCGGGTGCGGGCGGCCGGCCTGAGCTGTGCGGTGGTGGAGAGCGAGCTGGTCGGGGGCGAGTGCTCGTACTGGGCCTGCATGCCGAGCAAGGCGCTGCTGCGCCCGGTGGTCGCCCGGGCCGAGGCCCGCAGGGTGCCGGGGCTGCGGCAGTCGGTGCAGGGTCCGCTCGACGCCGAGGCGGTCCTCGCCCATCGCGACGACTACACCTCCCACTGGAAGGACGACGGGCAGGTCGAGTGGCTCGACGGCATCGGCGTCCACCTCTACCGCGGCCACGGGCGCCTGTACGGCACCCGCAAGGTCAGCGTCACCAGCCCCGAGGGCGAGCACCACGTCCTGACCGCCCGCCACGCCGTCGCCGTGTGCACCGGCAGCCGCGCCCAGCTGCCGGACCTTCCGGGCCTCGCCGATGTGAACCCCTGGACCAGCCGCGAGGCCACCAGCGCCAAGGAGGTGCCGGGCCGTCTCGTGGTGGTCGGCGGGGGCGTGGTGGCCGTCGAGATGGCCACGGCCTGGCAGGCGCTCGGCTCCCGCGTCGCCGTCCTGGTGCGCGGCGAGGGGCTGCTGCCGAAGATGGAGCCGTTCGCGGGCGAGCTGGTCGCCGACGCGCTGTGCGAGGCCGGCGCCGAGCTCCGCACGCACACCTCGGTCACGGACGTCGTGCGCCATACGGGGACCGGGGCGCTGACGGTCTCGGTGCGCGGGCCCGAGGGCGACGAGCGCCTTGAGGCCGACGAGATCCTCTTCGCCACCGGCCGGGCCCCGCGCACGGACGATATCGGCCTGGACACCATCGGCCTCGACCCCGGCTCCTGGCTCCCCGTCGACGACTCCTGCCGGGTCGAGGGCAGCGACTGGCTGTACGCGGTCGGCGATGTGAACCACCGGGCGCTCCTGACCCACCAGGGCAAGTACCAGGCCAGGATCTCCGGTGCGGCCATCGCCGCCCGCGCCGCCGGGGTCCCGGTCCTGGAGAGCGACCCCTGGGGCGCGCACGCGGCGACCGCCGACCACGCGGCCGTCCCTCAGGTCGTCTTCACCGACCCCGAGGCCGCCTCGGTCGGCCTCACCCTCGCCGAGGCGGAGGCCACCGGACGGCGGGTGCGGGCGGTCGACTACGACATGAGCGGCGTCGCGGGCGCGGGCCTGTACGCCGACGGCTACCGGGGACGGGCCCGCATGGTCGTCGACGAGGACCGGCGCGTCCTGCTCGGCGTCACCTTCGTGGGCCCCGGCGTCGGCGAGCTGATCCATTCGGCGACGGTGGCCGTCGCGGGCGAGGTGCCGCTGGAGCGCCTGTGGCACGCGGTCCCGTCGTACCCGACGATCAGCGAGGTGTGGCTGCGCCTCCTGGAGACGTACCGGGGCTGA
- the trxA gene encoding thioredoxin produces MATVELTKENFDSVVSDNGFVLIDFWASWCGPCRQFAPVYEAASERHDDLVFAKVDTEAQQELAQAFDIRSIPTLMIVRDNVAVFAQPGALPEAALEDVIGQARGLDMDEVRKSVEAAQREAGQQPSQPE; encoded by the coding sequence ATGGCGACTGTCGAGCTGACCAAAGAGAACTTCGACTCGGTCGTGTCCGACAACGGATTCGTGCTGATCGACTTCTGGGCCTCCTGGTGCGGCCCGTGCCGTCAGTTCGCCCCGGTGTACGAGGCCGCTTCCGAGCGCCATGACGACCTCGTCTTCGCGAAGGTGGACACGGAGGCCCAGCAGGAGCTGGCGCAGGCCTTCGACATCCGGTCGATCCCGACCCTGATGATCGTCCGTGACAACGTGGCGGTCTTCGCCCAGCCCGGAGCGCTGCCCGAGGCGGCCCTTGAGGACGTCATCGGCCAGGCCCGCGGCCTGGACATGGACGAGGTCCGCAAGTCGGTCGAGGCGGCCCAGCGGGAGGCGGGGCAGCAGCCCTCGCAGCCGGAGTGA
- the pelF gene encoding GT4 family glycosyltransferase PelF, with protein sequence MHVRHRAPRSGAARVTLLTEGTYPHSHGGVSVWCDQLVTTMPDIDFDIIAVTGTGREPTVWELPPHASEAVSVPMWGPPPGGSAPRGRQERRLMAAYERFLTALLDPAEQDAFGPALYEMARAAQDGKLSPALRGDRAIRVLTEVWNRPGLAVREARPTLHDAVTATGLLEHALRPLAATPPSQGVSHAVSGGVAVLPGLAAAELHGVPLLLTEHGVYLRERYLGYRTAPYRWPIKAVLLGFFRLLAEETYRRAALITPGNQYNRLWEEQGGAAPELIRTVYNGVDPAAFPPAGPEPSTPTLSWAGRVDPIKDLETLIRAFAQVREELPGATLRLFGGTPRGGEAYRERCEALAASLGQGDAVTFEGRVEDIKDAYAAGNVVMLSSISEGFPFTLIEAMSCGRATVSTDVGGVREAVGETGLVVPPRDPAAMAAAALELLRDPVRRAAMGEAARLRVVEQFTLRQTVDTFRAIYLELSVRDRLVPVRHRAGGEDVTMSLRLVPAGAPDDELSRVAG encoded by the coding sequence ATGCACGTACGACACCGCGCGCCGCGCTCCGGCGCGGCGCGGGTCACCCTGCTCACCGAGGGCACCTATCCGCACAGCCACGGCGGGGTGAGCGTCTGGTGCGACCAGCTCGTCACCACCATGCCCGACATCGACTTCGACATCATCGCGGTGACCGGCACCGGTCGCGAGCCCACCGTGTGGGAGCTTCCGCCGCACGCCTCGGAAGCCGTCTCGGTCCCCATGTGGGGCCCGCCGCCCGGGGGTTCGGCCCCGCGAGGCCGACAGGAACGGCGCCTCATGGCCGCCTACGAACGCTTTCTGACCGCCCTGCTCGACCCGGCGGAGCAGGACGCCTTCGGGCCCGCCCTGTACGAGATGGCTCGGGCCGCCCAGGACGGAAAGCTCAGCCCCGCGCTCCGCGGCGACCGGGCGATACGGGTCCTGACCGAAGTGTGGAACCGGCCCGGGCTCGCGGTGCGCGAGGCCCGGCCCACCCTGCACGACGCGGTCACCGCGACCGGGCTCCTGGAGCACGCGCTGCGGCCGCTCGCCGCGACCCCGCCGAGCCAGGGCGTGTCGCACGCGGTGAGCGGCGGGGTGGCCGTGCTTCCGGGGCTCGCGGCGGCCGAACTCCACGGCGTACCACTGCTGTTGACCGAGCACGGGGTCTATCTGCGCGAGCGCTATCTCGGCTACCGGACCGCCCCGTACCGGTGGCCGATCAAAGCGGTCCTTCTGGGGTTCTTCCGGCTGCTCGCCGAGGAGACCTACCGGCGGGCCGCGCTGATCACGCCCGGCAACCAGTACAACCGGCTGTGGGAGGAGCAGGGCGGGGCCGCCCCGGAGCTCATACGCACCGTGTACAACGGGGTCGATCCGGCGGCGTTCCCGCCGGCCGGGCCCGAGCCGTCGACGCCAACGCTCAGCTGGGCCGGGCGAGTTGACCCGATCAAGGATCTGGAGACCCTCATCCGCGCCTTCGCGCAGGTACGCGAAGAGCTCCCCGGCGCCACCCTGCGCCTGTTCGGGGGCACACCCCGGGGCGGCGAGGCGTACCGGGAGCGGTGCGAGGCGCTCGCCGCATCGCTCGGCCAGGGCGACGCGGTCACCTTCGAGGGCCGCGTCGAGGACATCAAGGACGCCTACGCGGCGGGCAACGTGGTCATGCTCTCCAGCATCAGCGAGGGCTTCCCCTTCACGCTCATCGAGGCGATGAGCTGCGGCCGGGCCACCGTGTCCACGGATGTGGGAGGGGTGCGCGAGGCGGTCGGCGAGACGGGTCTCGTGGTGCCGCCGCGCGATCCGGCCGCCATGGCGGCGGCGGCTCTGGAGCTCCTGCGCGATCCGGTGCGCCGGGCCGCGATGGGGGAAGCGGCCCGGCTGCGGGTGGTCGAGCAGTTCACGCTGCGCCAGACCGTCGACACCTTCCGGGCCATCTACCTCGAACTCTCCGTACGCGACCGGCTCGTACCGGTGCGGCACAGGGCCGGCGGCGAGGACGTCACGATGTCCCTGCGTCTGGTGCCCGCCGGGGCGCCGGATGATGAGCTGAGCCGGGTGGCGGGGTGA
- a CDS encoding GDP-mannose 4,6-dehydratase yields the protein MTSAPLVAVTGAEGFIGSHLTEALVATGHRVRAMAQYNSFSSYGWLETLSADVLDQVEIVLGDVRDPGSVRGLLEGTEAVYHLAALIAIPYSYQAPHSYVDTNVTGTLNVLEAVRALEIPRLVHTSTSETYGTAQTVPITEDHPINTQSPYAASKAGGDRLADSYFASFATPVVTLRPFNTYGPRQSMRAVIPTVIGQVAAGSRTITLGDLRPTRDFTFAVDTARAFLAVGTAPAERVVGRTFNAGTGTEISVGDLVRLIGKVMGAELDVQEDSRRIRPANSEVMRLVADASRLTEATGWQPGFGLETGLERTAEFFRDPGNLARYKTGIYNI from the coding sequence TTGACGTCCGCACCGCTTGTCGCCGTCACCGGAGCCGAGGGCTTCATCGGCTCCCATCTCACCGAGGCCCTCGTCGCCACCGGGCACCGGGTCCGCGCCATGGCCCAGTACAACTCCTTCTCGTCCTACGGCTGGCTTGAGACGCTGTCCGCCGACGTCCTGGACCAGGTGGAGATCGTCCTGGGCGACGTCCGCGACCCGGGCTCGGTGCGCGGTCTGCTCGAAGGGACCGAGGCCGTCTACCACTTGGCGGCGCTGATCGCGATCCCGTACTCCTACCAGGCCCCGCACAGCTATGTGGACACCAATGTGACGGGCACGCTCAACGTCCTGGAGGCGGTCCGCGCGCTGGAGATCCCGCGCCTGGTGCACACCTCGACCAGCGAGACCTACGGCACCGCGCAGACCGTGCCCATCACCGAGGACCACCCCATCAACACCCAGTCCCCGTACGCCGCTTCGAAGGCCGGCGGGGACCGGCTCGCGGACAGTTACTTCGCGAGCTTCGCGACGCCCGTGGTGACGCTGCGGCCCTTCAACACCTACGGGCCCCGCCAGTCGATGCGGGCCGTGATCCCCACCGTCATCGGGCAGGTCGCGGCGGGCTCGCGCACCATCACGCTCGGCGATCTGCGTCCCACCCGGGACTTCACCTTCGCCGTCGACACCGCGCGGGCCTTCCTCGCGGTGGGCACCGCCCCCGCCGAACGCGTGGTGGGCCGCACCTTCAACGCCGGTACCGGCACCGAGATATCGGTGGGTGACCTGGTGCGGCTCATCGGCAAGGTGATGGGCGCCGAACTCGACGTCCAGGAGGACAGCCGGCGCATCAGGCCGGCCAACTCCGAGGTGATGCGTCTGGTGGCGGACGCGAGCCGGCTCACCGAAGCCACCGGCTGGCAGCCGGGGTTCGGCCTGGAGACAGGTCTGGAACGGACCGCGGAGTTCTTCCGCGACCCCGGCAACCTGGCCCGTTACAAGACCGGCATCTACAACATCTGA
- a CDS encoding nucleotidyltransferase family protein gives MHVVILAGGKGVRLRPYTTALPKPLVPIGDQHAILEIVLRQLAAAGFTGCTIAIGHLGQIIRAYVGDGERWGLKVDYSTEESPLGTIGPLLTMRDRLPESFLVMNGDILTDLDYADVLTQHRTSGAPLTIATYARKVHIDFGVLTTDDTKVVGFTEKPSMDYRVSMGVYGLSLATLAGYTAGLPLGFDELVLDLLKTRTPPHAYAFDGYWLDIGRPDDYDRANAEFTTHRSLLLKGA, from the coding sequence ATGCATGTAGTGATACTCGCCGGAGGCAAGGGCGTGCGGCTGCGGCCGTACACCACGGCGCTGCCCAAGCCGCTGGTCCCGATCGGCGACCAGCACGCGATCCTGGAGATCGTGCTGCGCCAGCTCGCGGCCGCCGGGTTCACCGGCTGCACCATCGCCATCGGCCATCTGGGCCAGATCATCCGCGCCTATGTCGGCGACGGCGAACGCTGGGGCCTGAAGGTCGACTACAGCACCGAGGAGAGCCCGCTGGGCACCATCGGCCCGCTCCTGACCATGCGCGACCGGCTGCCCGAGTCCTTCCTCGTCATGAACGGGGACATCCTCACCGACCTGGACTACGCCGACGTCCTCACCCAGCACCGCACCAGCGGCGCGCCGCTGACGATCGCCACCTACGCCCGCAAGGTCCACATCGACTTCGGGGTGCTGACCACCGACGACACCAAGGTGGTGGGCTTCACCGAGAAGCCGAGCATGGACTACCGGGTGTCGATGGGGGTGTACGGCCTGTCGCTCGCCACCCTGGCCGGATACACGGCGGGGCTTCCGCTCGGTTTCGACGAGCTGGTCCTGGATTTGCTGAAGACCCGAACCCCGCCGCACGCCTACGCGTTCGACGGGTACTGGCTCGACATCGGGCGCCCCGACGACTACGACCGGGCGAACGCCGAGTTCACCACGCACCGTTCCCTCCTGCTGAAGGGGGCCTGA
- a CDS encoding NAD-dependent epimerase/dehydratase family protein, with product MRILVLGHSGYLGGHVARELRALPGVRFFGAGRGPTSDLVVDLSTTTPGPLAERLFAFAPDAVINCAGAVGPQAVALAEANVRGPAVLCAALREAAPTARLVHFGSAAEYGPSRIGERVTEDSPACPTTLYGATKLAGTVAVTSSGLDAVVLRITNPVGPGAPAAGLPGRLARRLRDLGPRSSIRLGDLSAHRDFVDARDVAHAAVLAATSGGPLPSVLNISRGQAVPVRELAHALARAAGFGGRIEENAEGSARSADVPWQCSDPAAAHTTLDWTPQHGLDDSVAALWAAVRAEPDREPVH from the coding sequence ATGCGCATTCTCGTCCTGGGACACAGCGGCTACCTGGGCGGCCATGTCGCCCGGGAGCTGCGCGCCCTGCCCGGCGTGCGGTTCTTCGGCGCGGGCCGGGGCCCGACCTCCGACCTCGTCGTGGATCTGTCCACCACCACTCCCGGCCCGCTCGCGGAGCGGCTGTTCGCGTTCGCGCCGGACGCCGTCATCAACTGTGCGGGCGCCGTCGGCCCGCAGGCCGTGGCGCTGGCCGAGGCCAATGTGCGGGGGCCGGCCGTGCTGTGCGCGGCCCTGCGCGAGGCCGCTCCCACCGCCCGTCTCGTCCATTTCGGTTCGGCCGCCGAGTACGGCCCGAGCCGCATCGGTGAGCGCGTCACCGAGGACTCCCCGGCCTGTCCCACCACCCTGTACGGGGCCACGAAACTGGCGGGCACCGTGGCCGTGACGTCGTCGGGCCTTGACGCGGTGGTGCTGCGGATCACCAATCCGGTCGGTCCCGGCGCGCCCGCGGCCGGGCTGCCGGGCCGTCTGGCGCGCCGGCTGCGCGACCTGGGGCCCCGGTCCTCGATACGGCTCGGCGACCTCTCGGCGCACCGCGACTTCGTGGACGCCCGCGATGTCGCCCATGCCGCGGTCCTGGCGGCGACCAGCGGCGGACCCCTGCCCAGCGTCCTCAACATTTCCCGTGGACAGGCCGTCCCCGTAAGGGAGTTGGCGCACGCGCTGGCGCGCGCCGCGGGATTCGGGGGCCGCATCGAGGAGAACGCCGAGGGCTCGGCGCGCTCGGCGGACGTGCCCTGGCAGTGTTCCGACCCGGCCGCGGCGCACACCACCCTGGACTGGACGCCCCAGCACGGCCTCGACGACTCGGTGGCCGCGCTGTGGGCGGCCGTGCGCGCCGAGCCGGACCGGGAACCGGTGCACTGA
- a CDS encoding spherulation-specific family 4 protein, with protein MMLLVPLYVHPAEDPVAWRRLTEVADDLYGVVLNVADGPGAAPDQAFLEPARALRSAGVRVLGYVDLDYGARPAAAVVRDIECHRDWYGADGFFLDRAPADRTGLPFVRQVSRTARRGGATTLVLNPGVHPAPGYLRLADLVVTFEGHWTTYVSAFTRPAWADRQPPERLCHLVYGVPEALLALALRTPGERGAGVCCVVERELPNPWAALPPALPGKTP; from the coding sequence CTGATGCTGCTGGTTCCGCTCTATGTCCACCCCGCCGAGGACCCGGTCGCCTGGCGGCGGCTGACCGAGGTGGCCGACGACCTCTACGGGGTGGTGCTCAACGTGGCCGACGGTCCGGGCGCCGCCCCAGACCAGGCCTTCCTGGAGCCGGCCCGGGCGCTGCGCTCGGCCGGCGTGCGGGTGCTCGGCTATGTCGACCTGGACTACGGCGCGCGTCCGGCGGCCGCCGTGGTGCGGGACATCGAGTGCCATCGCGACTGGTACGGCGCCGACGGGTTCTTCCTGGACCGGGCGCCCGCCGACCGGACGGGGCTGCCGTTCGTGCGGCAGGTCTCGCGGACCGCCCGGCGCGGGGGCGCGACGACCCTGGTCCTGAACCCGGGGGTGCATCCCGCGCCCGGATATCTGCGTCTGGCCGACCTGGTCGTCACCTTCGAGGGACACTGGACGACCTATGTGTCCGCCTTCACCCGGCCGGCCTGGGCCGACCGTCAACCACCGGAGCGCCTGTGCCACTTGGTGTACGGCGTACCCGAGGCGCTCCTCGCACTCGCGCTGCGGACGCCCGGGGAGCGTGGTGCGGGCGTGTGCTGTGTGGTCGAGCGCGAGCTGCCCAATCCGTGGGCGGCGCTGCCGCCCGCGCTTCCAGGAAAGACACCATGA
- a CDS encoding endo alpha-1,4 polygalactosaminidase, giving the protein MNRTPPRRPKALLCTAVTVLLLATACSSTSSDDDADGSDQPRPTATAPTLSPAPTRGRTAAPPSASSSPTPAPSGSARAGIWQPKPGTAWQWQLNGRVQDGPDVPVYDIDGFENTAADVAKLHARGRKAICYVNAGAWENFRPDKEAFPSAVRGENNGWEGERWLDIRRIDVLRPLMERRFDMCREKGFDGVEPDLMDGYLNKTGFALTAADQLAYNRMLSSIAHARGLAVGLKNDLQQIPDLVPAFDFAVNEQCAQYDECALLSPFVKADKAVFHVEYELPAQDFCAESGRLGLSSMRKNLKLDAWRQPC; this is encoded by the coding sequence ATGAACCGCACCCCGCCCCGCCGGCCGAAGGCCCTGCTGTGCACCGCCGTCACCGTGCTCCTGCTCGCCACCGCATGCTCGTCGACCTCCTCGGACGACGACGCGGACGGCTCGGACCAACCCCGCCCGACGGCTACCGCGCCCACCCTCTCCCCCGCTCCCACCCGGGGCCGCACGGCCGCTCCTCCGTCCGCCTCCTCGTCCCCGACGCCCGCGCCGAGCGGTTCGGCCCGGGCGGGGATCTGGCAGCCCAAACCCGGCACCGCCTGGCAGTGGCAGCTCAACGGGCGGGTGCAGGACGGCCCCGACGTGCCGGTGTACGACATCGACGGCTTCGAGAACACCGCGGCCGACGTCGCCAAACTGCACGCCCGCGGACGCAAGGCGATCTGCTACGTCAACGCGGGCGCCTGGGAGAACTTCCGGCCCGACAAGGAGGCCTTCCCCAGCGCGGTGCGCGGCGAGAACAACGGCTGGGAGGGCGAGCGCTGGCTCGACATCCGGCGGATCGACGTGCTGCGGCCCCTGATGGAGCGCCGGTTCGACATGTGCCGGGAGAAGGGTTTCGACGGGGTGGAGCCGGATCTGATGGACGGCTACCTCAACAAGACGGGCTTCGCGCTCACGGCCGCGGACCAGCTGGCGTACAACCGCATGCTCTCCTCGATCGCCCATGCGCGGGGTCTCGCGGTGGGGCTCAAGAACGATCTCCAGCAGATCCCCGATCTGGTGCCCGCCTTCGACTTCGCGGTCAACGAGCAGTGCGCGCAGTACGACGAGTGCGCCTTGCTCTCCCCGTTCGTGAAGGCGGACAAGGCGGTGTTCCACGTCGAGTACGAGCTGCCCGCGCAGGACTTCTGCGCCGAGTCCGGCCGGCTCGGGCTGTCCTCGATGCGCAAGAACCTGAAGCTGGACGCCTGGCGCCAGCCCTGCTGA
- a CDS encoding AEC family transporter, which yields MHSVLSGFLPIWIITAFGWVAGRFNLLGDQAQQVLGRFAFTFAMPALLFLTMAKSRPGALAQPGVAVFALSLLAVFAAGLWASRRLFRRKRAEQAIGAMAASYVNSANLGIPVALHVLHDTSFIVAAALFQMLFITPLILVLIELDVRRDAGRRLLRMAQLPLRNPVVGASAAGVAVAALGLRLPAEVTTPLTILGGGAVPAALFALGMSLTARTAADPGERAERAVLVTLKTAVQPLLAYVVGRWAFGLGRHELFAVVLCAALPTAQNAFIFASEYRLDTALPRDAVLLSTLLSMLSLSLIAMLLG from the coding sequence GTGCATTCGGTTCTCTCCGGCTTCCTTCCCATCTGGATCATCACCGCGTTCGGCTGGGTCGCGGGACGGTTCAACCTGCTCGGCGACCAGGCCCAACAGGTCCTCGGGCGCTTCGCGTTCACCTTCGCGATGCCCGCGCTGCTCTTCCTGACCATGGCGAAATCGCGGCCCGGAGCACTCGCACAGCCCGGCGTCGCGGTCTTCGCCCTCAGCCTGCTCGCCGTGTTCGCCGCGGGGCTCTGGGCGAGCAGGCGACTGTTTCGGCGCAAGAGGGCCGAGCAGGCGATAGGCGCCATGGCCGCGTCCTATGTGAACTCCGCCAACCTGGGCATCCCCGTCGCCCTGCACGTCCTGCACGACACCTCGTTCATCGTGGCCGCGGCCCTGTTCCAGATGCTGTTCATCACGCCGCTGATCCTGGTCCTCATCGAACTCGACGTACGCCGCGACGCGGGCCGGCGCCTGCTCCGGATGGCGCAACTCCCCCTGCGCAACCCGGTGGTCGGCGCCTCGGCCGCCGGGGTGGCCGTCGCCGCACTCGGCCTCCGGCTGCCCGCCGAGGTGACCACGCCGCTGACCATCCTGGGCGGCGGCGCCGTCCCCGCAGCCCTGTTCGCCCTCGGCATGTCGCTCACCGCACGCACCGCCGCCGACCCCGGCGAGCGGGCCGAGCGGGCCGTGCTGGTCACCCTGAAAACGGCCGTACAGCCGCTGCTCGCCTATGTGGTGGGGAGGTGGGCCTTCGGGCTCGGCCGCCACGAACTGTTCGCGGTGGTGCTCTGCGCGGCGCTGCCCACCGCGCAGAACGCGTTCATCTTCGCCTCCGAATACCGGCTCGACACCGCGCTGCCCCGGGACGCCGTCCTGCTCTCGACCCTCCTGTCGATGCTGTCCCTGTCTCTGATCGCGATGCTCCTCGGCTGA
- a CDS encoding aldehyde dehydrogenase family protein: MPLLDPKTWQPTPLAGGEYEVVEPATGESLGAVTLAAGADVDAAAASAVAAGTAWARTPHVERAAVLRRAGDLFGHHADELREWLIRESGSVPGKADFELHVAAQECYEAAALASRPLGEVLPSEQPRLSYTRRVPVGVTAVIAPFNAPLILSIRSVAPALALGNAVLLKPDPRTVVCGGLALEAVFAEAGLPEGLLHVLPGGAETGQALIADHRIPVISFTGSTAAGRLVGEAAGRQLKRAHLELGGNSALVVLADADIEGAVAQATWGSFFHQGQICMTTGRHLVHASLYEEYVERLAAKADALSVGDPYRERVHLGPVIDDAQLAKIQHLVEASTARGARLAAGGTHHDLFHRPTVLADVDDHTPAYTEEVFGPVAPVRSFTTLDEAAALAAAGPYGLSLGIVTQDTALGLELADRIPTGIAHINDQTVNDEAVAPFGGIAASGTGARFGGSANLDAFTELRWTTVRREPADHPF; encoded by the coding sequence ATGCCCCTGCTCGATCCCAAGACATGGCAGCCCACACCGCTCGCCGGGGGTGAGTACGAGGTCGTCGAGCCGGCCACCGGGGAGTCGCTCGGCGCCGTGACCCTGGCCGCGGGCGCCGACGTCGACGCGGCGGCGGCCTCCGCCGTCGCGGCAGGGACCGCCTGGGCGCGCACCCCGCACGTCGAACGCGCGGCGGTCCTGCGCCGGGCCGGCGACCTCTTCGGCCACCACGCCGACGAGCTGCGGGAGTGGCTCATACGCGAGTCCGGATCGGTGCCGGGCAAGGCCGACTTCGAGCTGCACGTCGCCGCCCAGGAGTGCTACGAGGCGGCCGCCCTCGCCTCCCGGCCGCTCGGCGAGGTGCTGCCGAGCGAACAGCCCCGGCTCTCCTACACCCGCCGGGTCCCGGTCGGCGTGACCGCGGTCATCGCCCCGTTCAACGCCCCGCTCATCCTCTCCATCCGCTCGGTGGCCCCCGCGCTCGCGCTCGGCAACGCGGTCCTGCTCAAGCCCGACCCGCGCACCGTCGTCTGCGGCGGACTCGCGCTGGAGGCCGTGTTCGCGGAGGCCGGCCTGCCCGAAGGGTTGCTGCACGTCCTGCCCGGCGGCGCCGAGACCGGCCAGGCGCTGATCGCGGACCACCGGATCCCCGTCATCTCCTTCACCGGCTCGACCGCGGCGGGCCGCCTGGTCGGCGAGGCGGCCGGCCGTCAACTCAAGCGCGCGCACCTGGAGTTGGGCGGCAACTCGGCACTCGTCGTACTCGCCGACGCGGACATCGAGGGCGCCGTCGCCCAAGCCACCTGGGGCTCCTTCTTCCACCAGGGCCAGATATGCATGACCACCGGGCGCCACCTCGTCCACGCCTCGCTGTACGAGGAGTACGTCGAGCGGCTCGCCGCCAAGGCCGACGCGCTGAGCGTCGGCGACCCCTACCGCGAACGGGTCCACCTCGGTCCCGTCATCGACGACGCCCAACTCGCCAAGATCCAGCACCTGGTGGAGGCCAGCACCGCGCGGGGCGCCCGGCTCGCCGCGGGCGGCACCCACCACGACCTCTTCCACCGGCCCACCGTCCTCGCCGACGTCGACGACCACACCCCCGCCTACACCGAAGAGGTCTTCGGGCCGGTCGCGCCGGTCCGTTCGTTCACCACCCTGGACGAGGCCGCGGCCCTGGCCGCCGCGGGACCCTACGGCCTGTCGCTCGGCATCGTCACCCAGGACACCGCGCTCGGCCTGGAACTCGCGGACCGCATCCCGACCGGGATCGCCCACATCAACGACCAGACGGTCAACGACGAGGCGGTCGCGCCGTTCGGCGGGATCGCCGCGTCCGGGACGGGGGCGCGGTTCGGTGGTTCGGCGAACCTGGACGCCTTCACCGAACTGCGCTGGACCACGGTGCGCCGCGAACCGGCCGACCATCCGTTCTGA